Proteins from a genomic interval of Nitrospirae bacterium CG2_30_53_67:
- a CDS encoding transposase — MAYNFIECNREQVYFLPPSLQEWLPPADLVWLVLDAVEEMDLKAFYLKYREDGKGQAAFEPSMMVALLLYAYSLGIRSSREIEQLCERDIGFKVIAANQVPDHTTLCRFRKENGKSMEGLFIDVLKRSSEAGLIKVGVVALDGSKIKANASLEANRTYEHIENEVKKMLVEAESKDTEEDRLYGADNRGDELPIDLQDRTSRKARLAACKKRLEEKAADEAAKLQAKIEKRRAHRAETGTKKRGRKPQEPDPEPEASAKANVTDPESRIMKTRSGYVQGYNSQAVVTEDQIIIASEVTDQENDINQLHPMVKKAQENMTEIDKEQKISTVLLDAGYVSEDNLAHIDPDGPEHLIATQKDWKQRQALSDAPPPRGRIPKDMTLRQRMERKLRTKRGRELYKKRGQTVEPVFGQIKDCRGIRKFMRRGLEACAQEWKLICATHNILKLWRSGKGIAAQMAT, encoded by the coding sequence ATGGCCTACAATTTCATTGAATGCAACCGCGAACAGGTCTATTTTTTGCCGCCCAGCTTGCAGGAATGGCTGCCACCCGCAGACCTCGTCTGGCTCGTCCTCGATGCCGTCGAGGAGATGGACCTGAAAGCATTCTACCTGAAGTACCGCGAAGACGGCAAAGGCCAGGCAGCCTTCGAGCCGTCCATGATGGTGGCGTTACTTCTGTATGCTTACAGTCTGGGCATCCGGTCGTCCCGCGAAATCGAGCAGCTCTGCGAACGGGACATTGGGTTCAAGGTCATCGCCGCGAACCAGGTACCGGACCATACCACCCTCTGCCGGTTCCGGAAAGAAAACGGCAAGTCCATGGAAGGCCTATTCATTGATGTGCTCAAGCGAAGCTCCGAAGCCGGGCTGATAAAAGTCGGCGTGGTGGCTCTGGATGGGAGCAAAATCAAGGCCAACGCCAGCCTTGAAGCCAACCGCACCTACGAGCACATCGAGAACGAGGTCAAGAAGATGCTCGTCGAGGCCGAGTCGAAAGATACCGAAGAGGATCGGCTGTATGGAGCGGACAATCGCGGTGACGAACTTCCCATAGACCTTCAGGATCGCACGAGCCGGAAAGCCCGTCTTGCCGCATGCAAGAAGCGGCTCGAAGAGAAAGCCGCAGACGAGGCAGCGAAGCTACAGGCAAAGATCGAAAAGCGGCGGGCCCATCGAGCCGAGACCGGGACAAAGAAGCGCGGCAGAAAGCCCCAAGAACCCGATCCCGAGCCGGAAGCCTCAGCCAAGGCCAATGTCACGGACCCTGAGAGCCGGATCATGAAGACCCGGAGCGGTTATGTTCAGGGATACAACAGTCAGGCCGTGGTCACTGAAGACCAGATCATCATCGCATCGGAAGTAACGGATCAGGAAAACGACATCAACCAGCTTCACCCCATGGTCAAGAAGGCACAGGAGAATATGACCGAGATAGACAAAGAGCAGAAAATTTCGACCGTATTATTGGACGCCGGGTATGTAAGCGAAGACAACCTTGCACACATCGATCCCGATGGACCCGAACATCTCATCGCGACCCAGAAAGACTGGAAGCAGCGACAGGCACTGAGTGATGCCCCTCCTCCCCGCGGCCGGATACCGAAAGACATGACGCTGAGGCAGCGGATGGAACGGAAGCTCCGGACCAAACGGGGACGGGAGTTGTATAAGAAACGCGGTCAGACCGTTGAGCCGGTCTTTGGGCAGATCAAAGACTGCCGCGGGATCAGAAAATTCATGCGTCGGGGACTTGAGGCCTGCGCCCAGGAGTGGAAGCTCATCTGTGCGACGCACAATATCTTGAAGCTCTGGCGAAGCGGGAAGGGAATCGCCGCTCAGATGGCGACATAA
- a CDS encoding autoinducer 2 aldolase (involved in autoinducer 2 transport and processing) produces the protein MDWGIKNRLSRLVQPDGHCFFLPIDHGYFQGPTTCLEKPGETIKPLLPYCDALFVTRGVLRASVEPVGSKPIILRVSGGTSMVGKDLAHEGITTSIEEIIRLNASAVGISVFVGSDYEHETLMNLANLVNVCENYGIPVMAVTAVGKELSKRDARYLGLSCRIAAELGARIVKTYWCKDGFDKVVNGCPVPVVMAGGPKCETDREVLEFVHDGMQKGSIGINLGRNIWQGRHPVPMARSLQAVVHEKATVSQAFEIFNEMKNKPA, from the coding sequence ATGGATTGGGGTATAAAAAACCGTCTGAGCCGGTTGGTCCAGCCTGATGGGCACTGCTTTTTTCTGCCGATAGACCATGGATATTTCCAGGGGCCCACCACGTGTCTGGAGAAACCGGGGGAAACCATCAAGCCGCTTCTTCCTTATTGCGATGCCCTCTTTGTGACCCGGGGCGTGCTGCGGGCATCCGTGGAGCCCGTTGGAAGCAAACCCATCATTCTCAGGGTGTCCGGGGGTACGAGCATGGTCGGGAAGGACCTGGCCCATGAAGGGATCACGACCTCTATTGAAGAGATCATCCGCCTCAATGCCTCCGCCGTGGGCATTTCCGTCTTCGTCGGGAGTGATTACGAACATGAGACCCTGATGAATCTTGCGAACCTTGTGAATGTCTGTGAGAATTACGGGATTCCGGTCATGGCCGTGACTGCCGTGGGCAAGGAGCTCTCCAAACGGGATGCGCGCTACCTCGGTTTGAGCTGCCGGATCGCCGCTGAATTGGGCGCCCGGATCGTGAAGACCTACTGGTGCAAGGACGGTTTCGACAAGGTGGTCAACGGCTGTCCGGTTCCGGTGGTCATGGCCGGCGGACCCAAATGTGAGACGGATCGGGAGGTGTTGGAATTCGTCCATGACGGCATGCAAAAGGGATCGATCGGCATCAACCTCGGACGGAATATCTGGCAGGGCAGGCATCCCGTGCCCATGGCCAGGTCGCTGCAGGCCGTGGTTCACGAAAAGGCGACGGTGAGCCAGGCCTTTGAGATCTTCAACGAGATGAAAAACAAGCCGGCATGA
- a CDS encoding alcohol dehydrogenase — translation MRVAMYYNNRDVRLEEMPKPDIGPGELLVKVMASGICGSDVMEWYRIKKAPIVLGHEAAGEIVEAGDGVDRFRVGDRVFASHHVPCNTCRYCLNNDHTSCDLLHTTNFYPGGFAEYVRVPPVNVDRGTFLLTEGMSFEQGTFIEPLACVVRGQRSAGLRPGRHVLILGGGISGLLHLLLARASGAGRIVVTDINEYRLKAAAELGADVVLNANEDLTVRLCEGKGGRLADLVIVCTSALPAFKQALKCVDRGGTILCFAPTDPGVDLPVPVYAFWRSNIRMIHSYGSSPLDAAVAIELIARGRVPVQRMITHRLSLDDAGLGFRLVSESKDSIKVIIEPHRSS, via the coding sequence ATGCGCGTAGCCATGTATTACAACAACCGAGACGTTCGTCTGGAGGAGATGCCGAAGCCGGATATCGGCCCCGGTGAACTTCTGGTCAAGGTGATGGCCAGCGGGATCTGCGGCAGTGATGTCATGGAGTGGTACCGCATCAAGAAGGCGCCGATCGTTCTGGGACATGAAGCGGCCGGGGAGATTGTTGAAGCCGGGGACGGGGTGGACCGGTTCAGGGTGGGCGACAGGGTTTTTGCTTCTCATCATGTGCCTTGCAATACCTGCCGGTACTGTCTGAATAACGACCATACATCCTGCGACCTGCTGCATACCACAAACTTTTATCCCGGCGGTTTTGCTGAATATGTCCGTGTCCCGCCTGTCAATGTGGACCGAGGGACTTTTCTTCTGACGGAAGGGATGTCGTTTGAACAAGGGACGTTCATTGAACCTCTGGCCTGCGTGGTCCGTGGACAAAGATCGGCCGGGCTTCGACCCGGCCGGCATGTCCTCATTCTCGGCGGAGGGATTTCCGGGCTTCTCCATCTTCTTCTGGCGCGTGCCTCAGGAGCCGGCCGGATCGTTGTGACCGATATCAATGAATATCGTTTAAAGGCCGCAGCCGAACTCGGCGCCGACGTGGTTCTAAACGCGAATGAGGATCTGACGGTTCGTTTGTGCGAAGGGAAGGGGGGGAGGCTCGCGGACCTTGTCATCGTCTGTACCTCAGCCCTGCCGGCGTTTAAGCAGGCGCTGAAATGTGTTGACCGGGGAGGGACGATCCTATGTTTTGCGCCCACGGATCCGGGTGTGGATCTTCCCGTACCGGTTTACGCGTTCTGGCGCAGCAATATCAGGATGATTCATTCTTATGGAAGCAGTCCCCTGGACGCAGCCGTGGCGATTGAATTGATTGCACGGGGCAGGGTTCCTGTGCAGAGGATGATTACGCACCGATTGAGCCTCGATGATGCAGGTTTGGGGTTCCGTCTTGTATCAGAAAGCAAGGACTCCATCAAAGTCATTATCGAACCCCACAGATCCTCA